The following DNA comes from Diprion similis isolate iyDipSimi1 chromosome 14, iyDipSimi1.1, whole genome shotgun sequence.
CGCCCGAAACTATAGCCACGTTAGTGCAGAAGAATACACATTAATTAgtataggtcgaaatatcgtTTGCAACATCGAACGATTATCACCCCTGTAATTTGATTGATTTCAAGTCAGCACGTCGTTATTAAATACCTGCATATTCACACGCTGATTTGAAACTCTCGCACGGCGATGATACCGCATAATGTACGAGAAAATACGTTACAACGACAGCGATCTATACAGCTAATAATAAGCAAAGTAGTAAAACGCTAAGATCCCAGCAGCGgataaaaagtgctgcaggaTTATTTATTCACAGCAGGTGGTGGCACGATGTTATCCTACACTATTATCGTCTGCACTGATATTAGGTTTTAGTTATTGCTGGAGCTCCAGTCGGTTCCAGACCTGCAAAAAGAAATGTGGACCGTTACTTCGACCGCCAAAATCCTTTTGATCTCTCTTTTGGCCACCTCATCGATCGGCGATATCCCCGAAGTACCGAATTATTTCAGCCTGATAACTCAGGTGCATACTTACTTCGGTACTTCCTGCGTATTTTTGGTCCGCAGTAGAAACGACAGTAAGTTTGATAACAATTGAAgagaatttgataaataatcaCTTCCTCGAGTTGACCGATATCCGCTTGTTCTTAGCACTGAACGACATCTACCTCGAAGGTGAGATTGTGCGAAAATTTTCTGACGAAAAAATACTGAGTTTGACGGTGGAGTTTTTGCGCCTCAATGAAACGCTGCAATTTTACTCGAAACGCGTTATCCGAGCGCTGATCGTCGTCAGTTTGCAGACACGCGAGCTCGTCGCTGAGTTTTCAAGAAtcaccgaaaatttcgaaatggcTTCACCCTGCTGGCTCCTGATATTCAGTGACAAGATTTTCCTCGAATATTATCCCTCAGTTAGACCCGGCGAAAATATATTCCATCTCACATTCAACACCGAGCTGCTAGTCGCTCGACCTCCACATCCGGTCATTCAGGAATGGTACTGGCTGGTCGACAGGGTAAAAACGGATGATCTAGCGTTCTGGGATTTGGACACAGGGTTCGTTCTGAAGAAGAACATGAGTCTCTATCAGCGAAGAAGTAATTTAGAGAATTCAAGAATCGCGGTGACGGTAATAAACGTAAGTAGCAAACAATGCCGGTATAACAACATTCACAAATCAGTAAATCAAGGACTAATTCTGCAGGATCCCCCGATGATAACATTCGGCAACAATTCAATTGGAGGACTGTTTGGCGGCATGCTAATGGAGCTGAGCAAAGTCGCCAATTTCACCGTCGAGTTTGTCGAACCCAGGGAAATGTCCTACGGGAGCTGGAACGACGAGGAGAAACGTTGGACGGGGATGATGGAACTCCTGACAAACGGGAAGGCGGGCATAGCGGCGGCCGATTTCACTATCACAAGACCGCGTTTGGAGTCCGTGGACTTTTCTCTGCCGTTGTTATCCACCCGAAACAAATTGTACATCAGGAAACCTGATGGTGGGATTCAGTGGTCGGCGTATTGGCAGGTATTGTCCTTTTTCGTCCTGTATTGTTCGATTAGACATAGTTCAAAAATCGGCAGCTGTGATCATATTcgaaattcttgttttttcatcagGCTTTTGCTCCTGGGATATGGATCTTGATAGATGTCTTGATTTTCGTCACAACGATACTCCTCACTCTGATCGCCGCCGTTAATAGGTTCAGATCGATCACTATAGACGTGTTCACAAACTACCTTCTACTCGTTTTTGGAATATATTGTCAGCAGGGATTGCCCGGTGATTATCGCCAATTATGGAGGCATGGAAAGCGCTCTTCATTACCCTACAGCGAATCCTCTTCTTTCAGAAT
Coding sequences within:
- the LOC124414890 gene encoding glutamate receptor ionotropic, kainate 2-like; the encoded protein is MASPCWLLIFSDKIFLEYYPSVRPGENIFHLTFNTELLVARPPHPVIQEWYWLVDRVKTDDLAFWDLDTGFVLKKNMSLYQRRSNLENSRIAVTVINDPPMITFGNNSIGGLFGGMLMELSKVANFTVEFVEPREMSYGSWNDEEKRWTGMMELLTNGKAGIAAADFTITRPRLESVDFSLPLLSTRNKLYIRKPDGGIQWSAYWQAFAPGIWILIDVLIFVTTILLTLIAAVNRFRSITIDVFTNYLLLVFGIYCQQGLPEFPSDSPSQIAYFSIFLSALVVAAGYSAALISYLTVTSIALPFSTLEGFVKDGTYDLIVFRDGAEYDMFATTTESTMMKMWDRMKYRELLPETLLEGFQQVCDEKVAFYIPAVLAETVSIYLPCKVIGIDTKRSMSLAMALSKGNPYNGLINYHVQRFRDHGILGRLKDLYGRPQNPSTVSPHSEVTVWGVMPVLAVLAGGMMLAILILYLEKICFSYRKRCLKDKEKKNLMNRKDEKITKIRLRHRTDRLPPPPKFYP